A genomic segment from Sciurus carolinensis chromosome 1, mSciCar1.2, whole genome shotgun sequence encodes:
- the LOC124960963 gene encoding tripartite motif-containing protein 44-like, producing the protein MAPGVGAASRVLPHNRKCEECAPEEAARAAEVCRECGSRYCGRHAEAHRRKFPGHHLAQCLPGARTRTSRAGGEGPRKEEVGASVEPQREAENETEDSESEEESETEQESEDESEESEEDSEEEPESETDEDDHEGEAVAEGEPAAEGEFDREAEMKAKSASERKTCPDHGPDLSTHCQKDGPLICVLGAHQDYQLYTPDEALEELINKDSSRTKEALIELVEKLKVQSADPKVTRDQMKVFLQEEFKKVQKVVADEEQKAVHLVDILNVMDTAHLPEILADIQSRVDRQTTQTAQAKEELNTANESAEPNAESALEGPSGASEENT; encoded by the coding sequence ATGGCTCCCGGAGTGGGCGCGGCCTCCAGGGTGCTGCCTCACAACCGCAAGTGTGAGGAGTGCGCACCCGAGGAGGCTGCGCGGGCCGCGGAAGTGTGCCGGGAATGCGGCTCCCGCTACTGCGGCCGCCACGCCGAGGCGCACAGGCGCAAGTTCCCCGGTCACCACCTGGCCCAGTGCCTCCCTGGCGCCCGGACCCGGACCTCGCGAGCCGGCGGGGAGGGGCCCCGGAAGGAGGAGGTCGGGGCCTCGGTGGAGCCGCAGCGGGAGGCAGAAAACGAGACGGAGGACAGTGAGTCGGAGGAGGAGAGCGAGACGGAGCAAGAGAGCGAGGACGAGAGCGAGGAGAGTGAAGAGGACAGTGAGGAAGAGCCAGAGAGCGAGACGGACGAAGACGACCACGAAGGAGAGGCCGTGGCGGAAGGAGAACCCGCGGCAGAAGGCGAATTTGACCGAGAAgcagaaatgaaagcaaagagCGCGTCCGAGAGGAAGACGTGCCCGGACCACGGGCCTGATTTGAGCACCCACTGCCAGAAAGATGGGCCGCTCATCTGTGTCCTTGGGGCTCACCAGGACTACCAGCTCTACACTCCAGACGAAGCCTTGGAAGAACTAATAAACAAAGACTCCAGCAGAACGAAGGAAGCCCTTATAGAGTTGGTGGAAAAGTTAAAGGTCCAGAGTGCAGATCCTAAAGTAACTCGGGACCAGATGAAGGTGTTTTTACAAGAAGAATTTAAGAAAGTTCAGAAAGTGGTTGCTGATGAGGAGCAGAAGGCTGTTCATCTAGTGGATATCCTGAATGTAATGGACACAGCTCATCTACCTGAGATACTGGCAGACATTCAGTCCCGTGTGGACAGGCAGACGACTCAGACGGCCCAGGCCAAGGAAGAACTTAATACCGCGAATGAGTCAGCTGAGCCAAATGCGGAGAGTGCCTTGGAAGGACCCAGTGGTGCCAGTGAAGAGAACACATGA